From one Lotus japonicus ecotype B-129 chromosome 3, LjGifu_v1.2 genomic stretch:
- the LOC130749628 gene encoding uncharacterized protein LOC130749628: MGVSRSIGLSTFVLLFAFFMMHVDAFYSDTQTCTNRKSRCFLKKIQCPHECPLKSPSNPKDKVCYLDCDSPMCKASCKSRKPNCNGRGSACLDPRFVGADGIVFYFHGRRDEHFSLVSDVNLQINARFIGLRPAGRPRDYTWIQALGILFDSHKFSVEATPSGIWDDEIDRLKISYDGSELDIPEGHLSTWQDQENQLRIERTSSKNSVLITLPEVAEISVNVVPVTKEDSRIHNYQIPDDDCFAHLEVQFKFYGLSSKVEGVLGRTYQPDFQNPAKPGVAMPVVGGEDKYRTTSLTSADCSVCMFSPAEAFEKEDSVMEYGMLDCTGGANSGNGIVCRR, encoded by the exons ATGGGTGTCTCAAGAAGCATAGGCTTAAGTACATTTGTCCTGCTATTTGCATTCTTTATGATGCATGTTGATGCTTTTTATTCAGATACTCAAACCTGCACCAACCGTAAGAGCCGATGTTTTCTCAAGAAAATACAATGCCCTCATGAATGCCCTTTGAAATCACCTTCTAACCCAAAAGACAAAGTCTGTTATCTTGACTGTGATTCTCCCATGTGCAAAGCTTCTTGCAAAA GTCGCAAACCAAATTGCAATGGCCGTGGATCCGCATGCTTGGACCCCCGTTTTGTTGGTGCAGATGGCATTGTTTTCTACTTCCATGGAAGGCGCGACGAGCATTTCAGCTTGGTGTCTGATGTCAACCTCCAAATCAATGCCCGCTTTATTGGCCTTAGGCCAGCAGGGAGACCAAGAGACTATACTTGGATTCAAGCACTGGGAATCCTCTTTGATTCCCACAAATTTTCTGTTGAGGCCACCCCATCAGGAATTTGGGATGATGAAATTGACCGTTTGAAGATCTCTTATGATGGATCAGAACTTGACATCCCAGAAGGTCACCTCTCCACATGGCAAGACCAAGAAAATCAACTTCGAATCGAGAGAACATCGAGCAAGAACAGTGTCTTGATTACCCTCCCGGAAGTCGCGGAGATATCTGTAAATGTGGTGCCTGTTACCAAAGAGGACAGCAGAATCCATAACTATCAGATTCCTGATGATGATTGTTTTGCTCACTTGGAAGTGCAGTTTAAATTCTATGGTCTATCCTCCAAAGTTGAAGGAGTTCTTGGCAGGACTTATCAGCCAGATTTTCAGAATCCGGCGAAGCCTGGTGTGGCAATGCCGGTAGTTGGAGGGGAAGACAAGTACAGAACCACTTCTCTCACTTCTGCAGACTGCAGTGTTTGTATGTTCTCTCCTGCTGAAGCTTTTGAGAAGGAAGACTCAGTGATGGAATATGGTATGCTGGATTGCACTGGTGGTGCTAACAGTGGGAATGGCATTGTTTGCAGAAGATAA
- the LOC130748711 gene encoding putative F-box/LRR-repeat protein 23, translated as MASSSRPVKGMKRESTEEPNWLELPAELTAKILLKLGIIEILTSARLVCPLWWKICKDPLMWRTIDLTNCLWWDSNYPHNELVNCCLKAIERSCGHLEDISIKYFGNNQILKCIAYSTSHLRRMRLLRCTAVSDKGLMKVVRMLPLLEEFEISFNSLSKNTLELIGQCCPLLKVFKFNIQEKKTLKCDDEAYAIAKTMPELRHLQLLGNRLTNDGLLAILDGCPYIESLDLRACSNVDLSGSLGGRLCDQIRDIYFPEDISDEVLTYVDD; from the exons ATGGCATCTTCTTCAAGGCCAGTGAAGGGAATGAAAAGAGAGAGCACAGAGGAGCCAAACTGGCTTGAACTTCCTGCAGAATTGACTGCAAAGATTCTGCTCAAGCTTGGTATCATTGAAATTCTGACCAGTGCTCGTCTAGTGTGCCCTTTATGGTGGAAAATCTGCAAGGACCCTCTCATGTGGCGCACTATTGACTTGACGAACTGTTTGTGGTGGGACTCCAACTACCCACACAATGAGTTGGTCAACTGTTGTCTCAAGGCCATTGAACGAAGTTGTGGTCATTTGGAAGACATAAGTATTAAGTATTTTGGCAACAATCAAATTCTCAAATGCATAGCTTATAG CACAAGTCACCTACGACGGATGAGACTTTTAAGATGCACGGCAGTTTCAGATAAAGGATTAATGAAAGTTGTAAGGATGCTTCCACTATTGGAGGAGTTTGAAATTTCATTCAATAGCCTATCAAAGAATACTTTGGAACTTATTGGCCAATGTTGCCCACTTTTGAAAGTGTTCAAATTTAACATCCAGGAAAAGAAAACACTTAAGTGTGATGATGAGGCATATGCTATTGCAAAAACCATGCCTGAGCTGCGTCATCTCCAACTTTTGGGAAACAGACTCACTAATGATGGCTTGCTTGCTATTCTTGACGGATGCCCTTATATTGAATCTCTTGATCTGCGTGCTTGTTCTAATGTCGATTTGAGTGGAAGTTTGGGGGGAAGGCTTTGTGATCAGATTAGAGATATATATTTTCCAGAAGACATAAGTGATGAAGTTCTCACCTATGTTGACGATTAA
- the LOC130749060 gene encoding uncharacterized protein LOC130749060 isoform X1 encodes MFSMTTTPVKFSTNLKPSFFHDGLLYKRPMFCFSHLETTKCNSSLRSSSFKPRAYRERWSFLGAGAVFKNGGLLEEKRSKRVVLVKNFDLNSGGGGGGGGGGKDDGDTARLWGNIAVAIGLTYLSFTGQLGWILDAIVSIWIIAVIVPIVGLGAFLWWAGRDIMQGTCPNCGNDFQVFKSTLNDDLQLCPYCGQPFSVVGNEFVKDSVKFSNQSTTFGQAFNNFSRSSNEKDSGRAIDVEAEIMDAD; translated from the exons aTGTTTTCCATGACCACCACACCTGTGAAATTCTCCACAAACTTGAAGCCCAGTTTCTTCCATGATGGCCTATTATACAAGAGACCCATGTTCTGTTTCTCTCATTTAGAGACAACAAAGTGTAATTCTTCTCTTCGGAGTAGCAGCTTCAAGCCTAGAGCATACAGGGAGAGATGGTCCTTCTTGGGAGCAGGTGCAGTATTTAAAAATGGGGGTTTGTTGGAAGAGAAAAGGTCCAAGAGGGTGGTTTTGGTGAAGAATTTTGACTtgaacagtggtggtggtggtggtggcggtggtggcggtaaAGATGACGGTGACACTGCTAGGCTTTGGGGAAATATTGCTGTAGCTATTGGTTTAACTTATCTTTCATTTACTGGACAGCTTGGCTGGATTTTGGATGCTATTGTCTCCATTTGG ATCATTGCAGTGATAGTACCCATAGTAGGCCTTGGTGCTTTCCTTTGGTGGGCAGGACGAGATATAATGCAAGGCACG TGCCCAAATTGTGGAAATGATTTTCAGGTCTTCAA ATCCACTCTGAATGATGATTTGCAGCTTTGCCCTTATTGTGGTCAACCTTTTTCTG TTGTTGGCAATGAGTTTGTAAAGGACTCTGTGAAGTTTTCAAACCAATCTACAACGTTTGGGCAAGCATTCAATAATTTCTCCCGCTCTAGCAATG AAAAAGATTCTGGTAGGGCAATTGATGTTGAAGCTGAAATTATGGATGCAGACTGA
- the LOC130749060 gene encoding uncharacterized protein LOC130749060 isoform X2: MFSMTTTPVKFSTNLKPSFFHDGLLYKRPMFCFSHLETTKCNSSLRSSSFKPRAYRERWSFLGAGAVFKNGGLLEEKRSKRVVLVKNFDLNSGGGGGGGGGGKDDGDTARLWGNIAVAIGLTYLSFTGQLGWILDAIVSIWVVKQTLALYSDTSPCRGRSGSALLACFTSFLIFHLCKPVLSNIRHGRHSAIIRYQHLSNMPCFFFPT; this comes from the exons aTGTTTTCCATGACCACCACACCTGTGAAATTCTCCACAAACTTGAAGCCCAGTTTCTTCCATGATGGCCTATTATACAAGAGACCCATGTTCTGTTTCTCTCATTTAGAGACAACAAAGTGTAATTCTTCTCTTCGGAGTAGCAGCTTCAAGCCTAGAGCATACAGGGAGAGATGGTCCTTCTTGGGAGCAGGTGCAGTATTTAAAAATGGGGGTTTGTTGGAAGAGAAAAGGTCCAAGAGGGTGGTTTTGGTGAAGAATTTTGACTtgaacagtggtggtggtggtggtggcggtggtggcggtaaAGATGACGGTGACACTGCTAGGCTTTGGGGAAATATTGCTGTAGCTATTGGTTTAACTTATCTTTCATTTACTGGACAGCTTGGCTGGATTTTGGATGCTATTGTCTCCATTTGG GTTGTCAAACAAACTCTGGCTCTGTACTCCGATACAAGTCCATGTCGAGGGAGGTCAGGATCAGCTCTTCTTGCCTGCTTCACatcatttcttatttttcacCTGTGTAAACCCGTGTTGTCAAATATCCGCCATGGCCGACATTCTGCCATAATCCGCTATCAGCATTTGTCAAACATgccttgtttttttttcccGACATAA